The Anabas testudineus chromosome 11, fAnaTes1.2, whole genome shotgun sequence genome has a segment encoding these proteins:
- the utp23 gene encoding rRNA-processing protein UTP23 homolog has protein sequence MKIKRQKQAKKTISFYKYNFSFREPFQILIDGTFCQAALKNKIQIKEQMPKYLMGEVQLCTTSCALKELETLGKQLYGAKIILQRFQVRKCPHFKDPVPASECLLSMLEETNPHHYFVATQDHTVTTGLKKIPGVPLLYIILNTIVLDKPSQTSLDHVQAVQLGELVSPAQQQSIRSLKEEQGISQKDGERRGKKRKKKQSNPNPLSCLKKKKKGAPTPPLKKTEPGEKRKRSRHKKRKTEGGDNTSAPVVTNT, from the exons ATGAAAATCAAGCGGCAGAAACAAGCTAAGAAAACTATAAGTTTCTACAAATACAACTTCAGCTTTAGGGAACCTTTTCAGATCCTCATTGATGGGACTTTTTGTCAGGCGGCGTTGAAAAACAAGATTCAGATAAAGGAGCAGATGCCAAAGTACCTGATGGGGGAGGTTCAGCTTTGCACCACAAG ctGTGCACTGAAAGAACTGGAGACTCTGGGGAAACAACTGTATGGAGCCAAAATCATCCTGCAGAGGTTTCAGGTCAGGAAGTGTCCACATTTCAAGGATCCAGTTCCTGCATCAGAGTGTCTGCTGTCCATGCTGGAGGAGACAAATCCACACCATTACTTTGTTGCTACACAA GACCACACTGTAACCACAGGTCTAAAGAAGATCCCTGGTGTTCCCCTACTCTACATCATCCTCAACACCATTGTGCTGGACAAACCCAGCCAGACATCCCTCGACCATGTCCAGGCCGTCCAGCTGGGAGAGCTGGTCAGCCCGGCCCAGCAGCAGAGTATCCGCAGCCTAAAGGAGGAGCAGGGCATCAGCcagaaggatggagagaggagggggaagaagaggaagaaaaaacagagcaaTCCCAACCCTCTGAGCtgcctgaagaagaagaagaaaggggcGCCAACACCACCACTGAAGAAGACTGAGCcaggggagaaaagaaaaagaagtcgGCATAAGAAAcgaaagacagagggaggagataACACGTCTGCTCCTGTGGTAACAAATACATAA
- the rnf5 gene encoding E3 ubiquitin-protein ligase RNF5 gives MAAADPRSSSDGGPASRGGFPAGESSNGRDGPSGGGGGGSGEGERERDRDRATFECNICLDTARDAVISMCGHLFCWPCLHQWLETRPSRQQCPVCKAGISREKVIPLYGRGSSSQEDPRLKTPPRPQGQRTEPESRGGMFQGFGDTGFHMSFGIGAFPFGFFTTVFNANDPFHRADQYAGEPQAHGNLNNGNNNWQDSLFLFVAIIFFFWLLSV, from the exons ATGGCGGCCGCGGATCCTCGGTCCTCGAGTGACGGCGGGCCGGCCAGCAGAGGAGGATTCCCGGCCGGAGAGAGCAGCAACGGCCGCGACGGGCcgagcggcggcggcggcggcggcagcGGGGAGGGAGAACGGGAGCGGGACCGGGACCGGGCCACCTTCGAGTGCAACATTTGTTTGGACACTGCCAGGGACGCTGTCATCAGTATGTGCGGCCACTTGTTCTG CTGGCCCTGTCTCCATCAA TGGTTGGAGACACGGCCCAGCAGGCAGCAGTGTCCGGTGTGTAAAGCCGGCATCAGCAGAGAGAAAGTCATTCCACTGTACGGCAGAGGGAGCTCTAGCCAAGAGGACCCCAG GTTGAAAACTCCACCTCGGCCTCAGGGACAGAGAACAGAGCCAGAAAGTAGAGGCGGG ATGTTCCAGGGTTTTGGGGACACTGGCTTTCACATGTCTTTTGGCATTGGCGCTTTTCCCTTCGGCTTCTTCACCACAGTCTTCAACGCCAACGATCCTTTTCACAGAGCAG ACCAGTATGCAGGTGAACCCCAAGCTCACGGTAACCTCAACAACGGCAATAACAACTGGCAAGACTCCCTCTTCCTGTTCGTGgccatcatcttcttcttctggctGCTTAGCGTGTGA